In Pseudomonadota bacterium, the genomic stretch CCCGCAACCGGTATCCCGGCGGGATCGATCACGGTTCCACTCACTCGAACAGCCGGATCCAACGCCAGGTCGAGCCTGCGTACCTGGGATCCAGCCGGAACGTCGATGCCATCCAAAATGCGCAAAGCGAAACCCTCCGCGCGGACGGTGAGCTGATCGATTTCCTTCTCCAGGAGGCCGCCTATACGGTACCACCCATCCCGATCGGTCTGGCTCAACAGACGCCGTTTGGCGCCCTTGCCAACGGCCACGATGGCGTCAGAAATCGCACTGCCGGTCAGCGAAGAAAAAACCCGCCCTTCCACGCGCACACCCGATTCCAGCACCACGGTTAGCTGTGTGGCGCCCTGTCCGACGGCGACGTTTTCCAGGCGACGGGGCAGCAGGTCGGCGGCCACGACGCTGAGGTCGTAAACCTTCTCCTCCAGGGTGTCGAACCGGAAACGGCCCTGCGTGTCCGTTTCGACCGCACCTATGGCACGGTTCAGGGAAATGGGCTGATACGGCTGTTCCCGGGCTCTCTGGACCTGCCGGGCATACCAGTTCTGCAACTCCTCATTACGGCCTTCCCGGATCAGAAACTGTTCCCTGGCGACACGTGCGTGCTCGCGCCGCTCATGCAACACTTCATTCGACACCGTGTTCGGGACCACGGCGACCAGTGCTCCCGGGACCGGACTACCCTCGAGATCAATGACCCTTCCTAACAGGAAGAACCCCGATGCCAGTCGCAGCTCGATGGTCGTGACCCGGTTGTCTTGCCTGATCTCTCCCAGTGCCACACCTGGCGTGAAGCCTCCTTTTTGGGCCAGCAGTCCATAGGCGCCGGCCCGCAAGCCCTCGAATTGAAACTTGCCCTCGTCGTCGCTCGTGCGCCTGGCGACGGGTACGCTAAAGGCAGTCTGGAGCAGGGAAACCGGTTCCGCGAACCGGTGCTTCACTCCCTCACCCAGCCAGAGGGCCAGCTCTGCGCCGGGAACCGGCCGACCCCGCTGGTCGAGCACAATGCCCGTCAGGCGCCGACCGGGTGAGAGCCTCACTTGAACATCCCGACTGCCGGCCACAATGTCCCTGAGCGCCAGCGGCGCAAAACCCTGAGCGCCCGC encodes the following:
- a CDS encoding carboxypeptidase regulatory-like domain-containing protein, with the translated sequence GAEIEVLTQGDEGRGNWSGEAELIDQTRSDAGGYFRLGVYPGEFQLKAGAQGFAPLALRDIVAGSRDVQVRLSPGRRLTGIVLDQRGRPVPGAELALWLGEGVKHRFAEPVSLLQTAFSVPVARRTSDDEGKFQFEGLRAGAYGLLAQKGGFTPGVALGEIRQDNRVTTIELRLASGFFLLGRVIDLEGSPVPGALVAVVPNTVSNEVLHERREHARVAREQFLIREGRNEELQNWYARQVQRAREQPYQPISLNRAIGAVETDTQGRFRFDTLEEKVYDLSVVAADLLPRRLENVAVGQGATQLTVVLESGVRVEGRVFSSLTGSAISDAIVAVGKGAKRRLLSQTDRDGWYRIGGLLEKEIDQLTVRAEGFALRILDGIDVPAGSQVRRLDLALDPAVRVSGTVIDPAGIPVAGAWVHVEPVEQSLVLMAAGDEQYARDLRLVLRGSAQSDATGYFELDNVNPASSLELCVRHPEFQTRCIEPFEGISGQRLSAIQIQLE